CTCGATGTTGCGACGACCGGCTTGCTGTTGCTCACCACCGATGGCGAGGCGGTGCACCGGCTCACTCATCCGCGCTACAGGATTCCGCGGCAGTACATCGCGCTGGTTCACGGTGCGACCACCGCGGAACTCACCGCGCGGTCTGCAACGCAGGTGAAGGTCGATGAACGTCCTGTCGTCCCGAGCCGGGTCAACGTGAAGCCGGGGCGTAACGGACGGAGCATTCTGGAAGTCACGCTTGAAGAGGGACGGAATCGCATCGTCCGGCGGTGGGTCGAAGCGATGGGCGCCAAGGTGGAACGGCTGGCGCGGGTGTCGTACGGTCCGGTGCGGCTCGATGATCTCGAGCCAGGGAAATGGCGCCCATTGACGCCAGCCGAGGAACGCGGCATCTACCACGCGATCGGCTTGAAATCCGGAGGCAGCGAGTGACGTTCCCGGTCCAGGATGTTGTCGCAGAGATCCGCAAACGCGTCGTCGGGCAGGATGTCATGGTCGAGCGCCTGCTGATCGGCCTGCTCACCGGCGGGCATATCCTCCTCGAAGGCGTGCCGGGGCTTGCCAAGACCCTCACGGTGCGCACGCTCGCCGACGTGCTGCACGCATCGTTCTCGCGGATCCAGTTCACCCCCGATCTTCTCCCCGCCGACGTGGTCGGGACGATGATCTTCGAGTCACAGCAGCAGCGGTTCACGGTGCGGCACGGACCGATCTTCGCGCAGATCGTTCTCGCGGATGAAGTCAATCGCGCGCCGGCCAAGGTGCAGTCGGCGCTTCTGGAAGCGATGCAGGAGCGGCAGGTCACCATCGGCGGGACGACGTACCAGCTTCCTTCGCCGTTCCTCGTCCTCGCGACCCAGAATCCGATCGAGAGCGAAGGAACGTATCCGCTGCCGGAAGCGCAGCTCGACCGCTTCCTCCTCAAGGTCAAGGTGAGTTATCCCGCCCGCACGGAAGAGCGCGAGGTGCTGCTGCGAATGAGTGGCGCCGACGATTCCATTCCTGTGAGGCGTCTCGCCGAACCGGCGCAGGTCCTTGCCGCGCGCGAACAGATCGCCGCGGTCCATCTCGACCAGCGCCTCGCCGATTACATCGTCGACCTGGTCCGCGGGACGCGCGAACCTGGAGCGATCGGTCTCGGTCCGCTCGATGCGATGATCGCGTACGGTGCGTCGCCGCGGGCGTCGATCGCACTGGCGCAGACGTCGCGTGCGCACGCCTTCCTCCGCGGCCGTGATTACGTGACACCGGAAGATGTCCAGGAACTGGCGCCGGATGTGATGCGCCACCGGATCGTGCTGACGTTCGACGCCGAGGCCGAGGGGCTCGATTCCGACGCGGTGGTGAAGCAGGTGCTCGGCGCGGTTCGGGTGCCGTGACGTGCCGAGTCGTCTCCCGCCGGCACTGCTGAAGCAGGTCCGCACCCTCGCACTGCGCGGGCGGCGGGCCACGGACACGCTGCTTGGCGGAGAGATCCGGTCGGTGTTCCGCGGCACCGGCATGGAGTTCACAGATATCCGGCCGTACACCGAGGGCGACGACCTTCGGCACCTCGACTGGAATCTCCTCGCCCGGACCGGGCACCCGTACATCAAGCTGTATACCGAAGCACGCGAACTCACGCTGCTGCTGATCGTCGATCACTCGCGATCGACTGCGATCGGCGATCCCGAACCGAAGTCGGCGCGGGCCATCGAGATCGCGGCGCTCCTCGCGCTGGTCGCGGCGCAGCAGCAGGATCGCGTCGGCCTCCTCGGATTTGCGGATACGATCGGTCCGGTGATTCCTCCGGGGCGCGGCCATCGGCACGTCTTCGGCGTGGTGCAGACGCTCTTCTCGCTCGAGGCGACCGGCAGGGGAACCGATCTCGCCGGTGCGCTCCGGAGCGCAGGGTCACTTCTCCGGCGTCGGGCGTTGATCGTGGTGATCTCCGATTTTCTGGCGAAGGATTGGGCGACACCGCTCAAGGGACTTGCTGCACGCCACGAAGTGACGGCGATCGCGCTCGAGGATCGGCGCGATACGGCACTTCCGACCGGCGGGTGGGTGAACCTTGCGGGAGCGGAGCAGGGCAGCAGCACTGTGCTCTTTGACAGCAGTGATCCCGTTGCCCGCCGCCGCGCGGAAGCCGCGGCCAAGCGCACCCGGTTGAACCGCGCCAACGCGTTTGCGTCGGCGGGGGTCCGTGAAGTCGTGGTGCGCACCGAAGGCGACTACATGAGCGCGCTGCGGAGCGCCTTCGGCAAGTCGGGCGGGCGGCGATGACGCAGCAGCAGGTGCCGACGGTGGGCGACACGATCACCATCGTCCGGCATATCGCCGCGCCACCCGGTGCGGTGGTGACCGCGCCGTCGCCGACGGACTCGACCGTGGCGACACTGGTGGCGCCGCCGGTGATCACGCGCGACGGCGATTCGGTCCGCATTGCGTATACCGTTGCCGTGTGGGCGTCGGGACACAACGACCTCGCCCTTCCCGGTGTCATCGTCGTCGATATGCGTGGCCACGTCGACACCCTCGCCGACACGCATGTGAGCGTCGACGTCGCGTCGGTGCTCCCGGCGGCGAAGACCGCCGCGAACATTGCGCCGCATCCGGGGCGGCCGTGGCTGGCGAGTGCGGAGCGTTCGTACCTGCCATTTGCCGTTCTCGTTCCCCTCGCCGTGCTGCTCTCCGCCGCGGGGCTCTGGTGGTGGCGCCGACCCGGTCCACCAGTTCCGGTCACGCCTCCGCCGATGGCGCCGCCGCTCACGCGGGGGCGGATCGACCTGTGGCTTGGTGCCGGCGAGCCGCGACTCGCGCTCGAGCATGTCGAGGCGATGACCCGTTCGCGCGCCGACTTCGCCGAATGGAGAGCGCGCGCCGATCAGCTGCGCTTTGCGCCGACCGCCGACGACCAGCTCGCCGCGCTCGTGATCGAAGGATGGTCCCGCATTTCCGAGGAGCCGGCGCCGTGATCTACTTCGCCCGGCCGTGGCTCCTCCCGCTGCTGCTCGCGCTGCCGGTCTGGTGGTGGCTGCGCCGCCGCCAACATCCCGTGGCCGCAACCGTCAGCGATACCAGGCCGTTCGACGCGGCAACCCGCGGACGGTGGAAGCTGCTGCTCCCGCCGACCCTTCGTTCGCTGGCGCTCATCGGCTTGATCCTCGCGGCGGCCGGGCCATATCGCGCCGGTGACCGCCTGGTCGTGTCGGCCAACGGAGTGGCGATCGTGATCGCGATCGACGTATCGAGCTCGATGCTGGCGGAGGACTTCGCGCCATCCAACCGGATCGAAGTGGCGAAGCAGCGTGCCATCGATTTCGTGCGGGGGCGTAACGCCGACCGGATCGGCCTCGTCGTTTTTGCCGGCGAAGCACTGACCCAGGTTCCGGTGACGCTCGACTATCCGGCGCTGATCGACGCGATCCGGAATGTCGAGATCGGCGCGCTCGACGACGGTACCGCGATCGGATCGGGGTTGGCGATCGCGGTGGCGCGCCTCCGCAAGGTCCCGGGCGCCAGCAAGGTGGTGCTCCTCCTCACTGACGGCGTCAACAATCGCGGTGTCATCGATCCGCGTACCGCTGCGGAAACCGCCGCGGCGTTCGGGATCAAGGTGTACACCGTCGGGATCGGGTCGGAAGGCGAGGCGCGGGTGCCGACGCAACGTGATGCGCAGGGGAACTACCGGTATGAGAACATGCCGGTCGAAATCGACGAAGACCTGCTGCGCGACATCGCGCAGCGCACCGGCGGCGAGTACTTCCGGGCCAAGGATTCGCAGGCGCTGACCAGCATCTTCCAGCAGGTCGACAAGCTCGCTCGCGCGCCGGTCGACGCGGTGCGGTACACCCGCCAGCAGGAACGGACGCTGCCATTTCTCGCCGGCACGCTGGCAGCGCTCCTCGCCGAACTGATCATCAGCGGCACGATGGTGATCCGGATCCCATGATCTTCGAGCGACCGATCCTCCTCTACGTGGTGCCGGTGATCATTGCGATCATCGCGCTGGCGGCGTTCAGGTCGCGCCGGGCGCGGGAGCGGGCCGCCGATGTCTGGTCTCGCGCGCTCGGTGTCCGTGCCCGAGCACTGGGCCGGTATTCGGTGTGGATCGTTTCGCTGGTCGCGCTCTGCATCGCAGTCGGGATCGCCGGTCCGCGATGGGGGTCGGCGACGACGAGCACCGAATCGCAGGCGCTCAACGTGGTCGTGGTGATGGACATCTCCCGGTCGATGCTGGCGCAGGATGTGGCGCCCAGCCGCCTCGGCCGGGCCGTGTCGCTCTCCCGGCGGCTGGTCCAGGATCTCGATGGCGATCGTTTTGCGCTCGTCGCGTTCGCGGGTCACCCGTACGTCCTGTCGCCGCTGACCCTCGACGCCAGTTCGATCACGCTGCAACTCGACGCGCTCGATCCCGAGATGGCCAGCGTCGGCGGATCGGGGCTCGGCCCGGCGCTCGAGCTCGCGCGGAAGGTGCTGACGGCGTCGCCACAAGGTGGCGACCGCGCCATCGTGGTCTTCACCGACGGGGAGACCTTTGATGGGCCGCATCCACTCGAGACGGCGGGGGCCGGCCTGCGCCGCGCGGGAATCACCCTCATCGCCGTGCCGGTCGGCGACATCCGCGGCGCACGCATCCCCGATCCCGACGGAAGCTGGCACCGCGACCAGATTGGACGGGAAGTGGTCACCGTCCGGCGCGACGACCTGCTGCAGGCGGCGGTGCAATCGGCCAACGGCGTGATGATCGCCGCCAACGCCCCGGACCCTGTCGGCGACGTGCGACGCGTTCTGGCGCACCTGCACCGGATCCGCACCAGCGATCGTTCCGCCGCCGATCTGGTGCCGCGCGCATGGATCTTCGCACTGGTTGCCGCACTCGTGCTCCTGGCGCATACGCTCACCCGGCGGAGTGCGGCACTGATCGGAATCATGCTGGCAATCGGTGTGGCGCGGGCCGGAGCGCAACGGCCGTCGACGGGAAGCCGACTCCTCCTGCGCGGGGACACGATGCGTGCGCGTCAGGCGTTCACAGCGGAGATCAAGCGCCGCCAGACCGATTCGGCGTGGTTCAACGCCGGCACCTCCGCGCTGATGGCCAGGGACCTGCCGACCGCGATCGCCGAACTGCAGCGGGCGACGATGAGCGTCGATCCCGCGTTGCGGCAACGGGCACTCTACAACCTAGGCACCGCCTACCTCCTCTCGGCGCGACGCGACTCGACGCAGCGCGATTCGCTCTTGAATGCGGCGTCGACTCAATTGCAGCAGGCACTCCTGCTGGCTCCCAACGACAGAAATGCGAAGTTCAATTTCGAACTGGCACGGCGGATGAAGCCGCCGCCGAAGCCGTCGTCGAGCAGCAAGGGGAAATCCGGCGGTACAGGGAACCGACCGCCACCTCCTCCACCGCCGAGTGGTGGCGGCCGCAGCGGAATGACGCCGGCCGAGGCCGATCAGGTCCTCAATGCGATGGAGCGCGCCGAGCGCGATACGCGGCAGAATCAGAACCAGCGAATGCGGCGCGGTGAGCCGCAACTCGGGCCGGACTGGTGATTGCGCTCGCTCTGGTGGCCGCGCTGGCGTTCCAGGACACCAACACGACCCTGACGCCGCAGATCCGCGCGATGGTGGACAGGATGCCGCTCCCCCGCCCGGGGGAACCGTCGATCAGCGTCAAGTTTTCGCGCGATACGGTGTGGGTCGGCGAGCAGGTCGAATTGATCACTGCAGCGTGGTTTCCGCGCCAGCTTCGCGACCGGCTCAATCATGCGCCATCGATCCGATCACCGCTCCTCGGCGGTGTCTGGATCGCGCGGAACCAGCAGAATCCGGTGCCGGCGGGGACGCGATACATCGGCCACCAAGTCTACGATCTCTTCGTGTCGTACCAGGTGCTTTTCCCGCTCGGGCCCGGACGGATCGATGCGCCGCCTGCGACACTCAACTTCCGGGTGCCGACGTCTGCGTCGTACTTCGCCAAGGAGGTACCGCGAAGTTACGCCTCGGCGGCGGAACATCTGATTGTTCGTGCCGTTCCCGCTGCAGCCAGCGCTTCGCTGGGCGGCGGCCCCACCGCTCTCGCGATGCGCATCACCTGGCGCGCTCCGGTGAGCAGCATACGCGCGGGCGCGCCGACAGTGGTCCAGCTGGTCCTGAGCGGCGCCGGCAATCTGACGCTGTGGCCCGCGCCACAGGTGAAATGGCCGCCCGGCCTGCACATCTATCCCGAAGCGACGACCGAAAGCCGGACGCCCGATCGTGGCACCATCGCCGGGGAAAAGCAGTTCCGGTACACCGTCGTCGCCGACAGCGCCGGTGTGCTGACGCTCCCTGCAGTGAGCTATCAGTATTTCGATCCCGGTGCCGTCGAAACGCGATCAATCGCGGCGTCGCCGCTCACCTTGCCCGTCGTCCCCGCGGCATCGGCAACGTCCGACCGGCAACCGCCGCTGCTGGGCAGCGATTCCGACCGCCCGGTCGCCACCGTGGTGGTGCGATCGTTCTGGCCGGTACTGCTATTCGTGGCAGTGGCGCCCTGGCTCGTTGTGCTGATCCGGCGCAGGCGTCGGGTACTGCCAACGATCGCGAGCGCGCCTGCTGGTGGCGACCCCGAAGCGACGCTCCGCGCTGTACTCGGTACGCCACTCGATGCCGGGCCGGAACATGTTGCGGCAGCACTGCGCTCGCGCGGGGTCGGACGAGATGACGCCGAGCAGGTGCGCCGATGGTTGTCGTCCGCAGCACGGAACCGCTACGGTCCGGTGCCGGGGCCGTCGCCAGATCCACCGGCGATCGTGCCGACAATCGTCGCGAGGTTGCGCCGGCGAGCCGTCGCGGTGACGGTCCTGCTGATCGCGCTGGTGGCGGCGAGGCTCCCCGCGCAGGTTGGCGACGGCGTGGCCCGGTATGCCGGTGGCGACTATGCCGGTGCGGCGCGGATCTTCGAGAACGACGTCCGCGCGCACCCCACCGCCGTCGGTGCATGGCGCAATCTCGGTGAAGCGCGCTGGATGGCCGGCGACGATCCCGGTGCGGCAGCGGCCCTCATCGAGGCCCTTCGGCTGGCACCTCGCGACGGCGCGGTGCGGACGGCATGGCAACGCGATACCGCCATTCCCGGCGACGTCCGCGCCCTCGCACCGTCGGTGCCGCTGTCGCGCGACGAGCTGCTGCTGGTGGGTCTGGCGGCTTGGCTCGTCGCGAGCACGGCGATGATTGCCGGGTGGCGGCGCAGCGCCCTTGGCGTCGGACTGATCGGCGTGGCGGCGTTGCTCGTCGCGGCGACCCGAATCCAGGATGAGCATGCCGACCGCGCCCTCGTCCTTGCAACCACCACGATTCACATCTCGCCCCACCCGGCAACCAATGCGCTCGCCGATGTCGCCACCTGGTCGGTGGTCGAGGTGCATCGCCGGGTTCCCAACTGGGTGCTGATCGACACGCAACTGCGAGCGACCGTGGGTCCCGGTGATCGCACCATCGAAGGATGGGTCCCCGCATCCGCGGTCGCCGGAATCGGGCCACTACATTGAAGTCATGCCTGCCGGTACCGCACGCCGCATCGCCATCCTCCCCGACGCCGTCGCGAACCAGATCGCGGCCGGCGAAGTGGTCGAGCGCCCGGCGTCCGCCGCCAAGGAGCTGATCGAGAACGCCCTCGATGCCGGCGCAACGAAGGTCCGGGTCGCGGTCGAAAACGGCGGCAAGACGTTGATCGAAGTTGCCGATGATGGCTGCGGCATGACGCGTGACGAAGCGATTCTCGCGCTCGATCGGCACGCCACCAGCAAGATCCATCAGATCGGCGACCTGGTCGGGATCAGTACCTTCGGCTTTCGCGGCGAGGCCCTTCCGGCCATCGCATCGGTGTCGCGTTGCACCATCGTCTCGTCGACGTCGGACGGCGACGGCACCGAACTGACTGTCTCCGGCGCCCGTCTCGACCAGGTCCGCGACGCTTCGCGCCAGCGCGGTACCACGGTCACGGTGAGGACCCTCTTCTTCAACACACCGGCGCGCCGCAAGTTTCTCCGATCGGCATCGAGCGAATCGCGCGCGATCTGGGATACGGTGTCCACGCTGGCACTGGCGCACCCCGAGGTCGGATTCGACCTCACCCTCGACGGACGAACCCGTCTCGCCGTTCCCGCCGAGCAGACGCCGGACGAGCGGCTCGCCGCGATCTGGGGAGCGGAGCTCGTCGGCACGTTGATCGCGGTCGACTTCGCGGTCGGCAGCGTGCGGGTGCACGGTTTCGCGCAGCGCCCCGCCGACGCGCAACCGACCGGGCGGCGCACACAGCTCTTCGTCAACGGCCGGCCGTTTCGCGATCCATTTCTTGTGCGCGCCGCCGAAGCGGGGTACCGATCAGCGATTCATCCGGGTGACCGCCCGTCGCTCCTTCTCGCGATCGATGTCGATCCCGGTGATGTCGACGTCAACGTGCATCCCGCCAAGCTCGAAGTGCGGTTTCGTGATCGTCTCGGCGTGGAGCGGGCCGCGGAAGAGGCGATCCGCGCCGCGCTCGCTCGGCTCGATGCCTCGGCCGTCCTTGGCGAGACGTCGCTCTCCGCGCCGCGGCCGCTGTGGTATCCGGCCGGACTTGCTGACCGATCGGCGGCGCCAGGCGATCTCTTTGCACCGCTCGACGAGGCGGTCACCCATGCCGCACACCAGCCGGCCGTCATTCCGATGCTGCCGCACCTGCTGCAGCTTGCCGACACCTACATCTGTTACGAGGCGGCCGACGGTCTCGTGATCGTCGACCAGCATTCGGCGCACGAGCGCGTTCTCTACGAGGATGTGCTGCGACGCCTGCAGGGCGACGGGTTGCCCGCGCAGCGGCTCCTCCTGCCGATCACCATCGAGTTGAATGACGAGGAACTCGACGCGGTGTCGGCGCACGCAGAGCTCTTGCGCCGCACCGGATTTGAGATCGAGCCGTTCGGCGGCCGGGCCGTGGCAATCCACGGCGTTCCGAATCCGCATCCTCGCTTCGATGCCGAGAGTTGCTTCCGGGAGCTGATTGCCGATCTCGCGCGCGGCCGCTTCGGAGGATGGGCCAACCGGCTGGAGCGGTTTGCGGCGACGTGGGCGTGCCGCGCCGCGGTCAAGGCGGGGCAGTCGCTCGACGAGCGCAGCATGCGCGAACTGCTCACCGCGCTCTTCACCTGCGATCTGCCGCCGCACGACGTCCATGGCCGGTCGACGATCGTGCAGCTTCCGCTCGACGAACTGGAGCGCCGGTTTGGCCGACGCTGATACGCCGGTCATCGTCGGGCCCACGGGAATCGGAAAGACTGCGGTCGCGCTGGCGCTCGCCGCGTACTGGCCGCTCGAAGTGATCTCGGCCGACTCCCGTCAGGTGTACCGGACGCTCGACGTCGTCACCGCCAAGCCGACGCCCCGCGAGCGGCAACGGGTGCCACACCACCTCATCGACCTGATCCGCCCCGGCGAACGATTCAGTGCGGGACGGTTTGCGGTCGAAGCGGCGGAGGCGATTGGCGACGTTCGCGCCCGGGGACATCTTCCAGTCGTCGTCGGCGGATCGGGGTTGTACGTCAAGGCGCTGGTCGACGGTCTCTTTGCTGAGCCGCCACTCGATCGCCCACGCCGCGACGCGGTGGCAGCGGTCACCAACGCAATGGACCATGCGACGCTGGTGCGCTGGGCGGCGAGGCTCGACCCGGGGCGCGAAATCAGCGGAGGGCGGCACCGCGCCGCGCGAACCATCGAGATCGCGTTGCTCACCGGGCATCCGCTCTCATGGTGGCAGCGAACCGCCGCCGTTGGCGGACAGCTGCGCCCGTGGATCGTTCGCCTCACCGCACCGCGGGCCGTGTTGCATCACCGGATTCAGTCGAGGGCACAGGAAATGATTCGGCGCGGGATGGTGGAGGAGGTCGCAGCAGCACTGGCCGACGGTGCGCCGGTGGGCGGCCCGGGGATGGACGGCGTCGGTGTCCGCGAAGCGGTCGCCGTGCTGCATGGGACGCTCGCGCGCGATCAACTGGCGGACGCGATCGCCACGGCGACTCGTCAGTACGCCAAGCGCCAGGAAACCTGGTTTCGCCACCAGCTCGGCCCCAACGTCCTGACACTTGATGCGGTGCGCCCCCCGGAAGAGGTCGCCGCCGACATCGCCGAAGCATGGAAGGCGGCGGCATGAAGATCGGCATCACCTGCTATCCGACCTACGGCGGATCCGGCGCCGTCGCGACCGAACTCGGTCTCGACCTGGCGCGGCGCGGTCACGAGGTCCATTTCATCACTTACCAGTCGCCGTTCCGGCTCCGAGGCTACACCAAGCACGTCTACTTTCACGAGGTCGATACCTCGATGTCGAGGTATCCGCTCTTCGAGCACTACCCGTACGAGCTGGCGCTTGCGTCGCGGCAGTACGAGATCGCCGTCCAGGAAGAACTCGATCTGCTGCACGTCCATTACGCTATTCCGCACGCGACCACGGCGTTCCTGGCGCGCGAGATGCTCCGGGCCTCGCATCCGATCAAGGTGATCACCACGCTTCACGGCACCGACATCACGCTCGTCGGCCAGGAGGCGTCGTTCTACGCGATCTCGAAGTTCTCCATCGAGAAATCCGACGGCGTGACCGCGGTGTCGCGGTTCCTGCGCGACGAGACCTACCGCGCCTTCGGCTGCGTGCAATGCGAACTCGCCGTGATCCCGAACTTCGTCAACCTGAGCGAATACCGCCCCGACATCGCCACGGCGCGCGAGTCGCTGGTGCCCAACGGGAACCGGCTGCTGGTGCACGTCTCGAATTTCCGGGAAGTGAAGCGTGTCAAGGACGTGGTGCGGATCTTCGCCCGGCTTCGCCGCGCCATGCCGGCGACGTTGATGCTCGTCGGCGACGGTCCCGATCGCAACGATGCCGAGCAGGAGGCGCGCGACCTCGGCGTGAGCGATGACGTCCTCTTTCTCGGCAGGCTCGACAGTGTCGCACCGCTGCTCGCGGCCGCTGATCTCTTCATCCTGCCGTCGCAGACCGAGTCGTTCGGTCTCGCGGCGCTCGAATCGATGGCGTGCGGTACACCGGTGCTCGCGTCGCGCGTGGGAGGAATTCCCGAGGTGATTACCGACGACGTGGAAGGATTGCTCGAGCCGGTCGGCTCGGTCGAAGCGATGGCCCGCCGTGCGATCGATCTCCTCCGTGACACGCCGCGTTATGCGCGGATGCGCGACGCAGCGCTTGCACGCGCCCGCGAATTCGGGACCGACGCCGTGGTGCCGCAGTACGAAGCGTACTATCAGCAGATCCTCAACCGCCGATGATTCTTCCCGCACTCGTTGTCGCGGCGATCCTCGGACTGGTCGAGGGGATCACCGAGTTCCTGCCGGTGTCGTCGACGGGGCACCTCATCGTCGCGGGCTCGCTCCTGTCGTTCACCGGCGAACGCGCGGCCACGTTCGAGATCGTGATCCAGGTCGGCGCGATCTTCGCCGTGATCTGGCATTACCGCGCGCTTCTCGGCGAGCTGTTGATGCGATGGTTCCAGTCGCCGGCAGAGCGACGCCTCGGTGGCAGCATTGTCGTGGCGTTTCTTCCGGCGGCGCTGGTCGGCCTCGGGATGCATCGCTGGATCAAGTTGCACCTCTTCACCCCGGTCACCGTTGCCGGCGCATTCATCGTCGGCGGCATCGTGATCCTCATCCTCGAGTGGCGCCGGCCGGCGGTCTCGACCGATCAGGTGCACGGGATCTCCACCAAGCAGGCGCTGGGGATCGGCTGCGCCCAGGTGCTGGCGCTCTTTCCGGGGACGTCGCGCTCCGCGGCGACGATTCTCGGCGGATACGCGCTCGGTCTCTCCCGCGCCGCGGCGACGGAGTTCTCCTTCCTTCTCGCCATCCCGACGCTGATCGCCGCCGCCGGCTACGACATCTTCAAGAGCCGACACCTCTTCACCGCAGCAGATATTCCGATGTTCGCTGTCGGCATCGGCGTGTCGTTCGTCGCCGCGCTCTTCGTCATTCGCGGCTTCCTTCGCTACGTCCAGCGTCATTCGTTCACCGTCTTTGCCTGGTATCGCATCGCGTTCGGTGTACTGATCCTGGGACTTGCCGCGCTGCATCTCCTCCGGATGGATGCCACCTGAGCTGATCCGGGCAGCGGAGCTGCCGAGCACAATGGAGGCGGCTCACAGCCTGGCGCAGGAGGGCGCGGCGCATGGTACGGCCGTCGTGGCGGCGCGCCAGACTGCCGGGCGTGGCACTCGCGGCCGGAACTGGTCGTCAGAACCCGGTGGCCTCTGGCTTTCGGTCGTGGCGCGCCCCGCGCGCGCCGATGCGCTCGAGGCACTGTCGCTTCGCATCGGTCTCGCGCTCGCGCTCGCCCTCGAGGCTGCGTCGCCGGCGCTCCCTCGGCTCGATCTCAAGTGGCCGAATGACATCGTCGTCGACCGTCGCAAGCTGGCCGGCATACTCTGCGAAGCACGCTGGGCAGCGGGGAAGTGCCAGTGGGTCGTGGTCGGCTTCGGCCTCAACGTCCGCAACCCTATTCCCGATGACTTGAAGGAAATGGCGGTCTCGCTGTCGACCTGGGATCCTCGCGCCGATCCGGCCGAGCTCGCCGCTCCGGTCGCCGGCGCGATTGCGCTGGCGGCGCGCGAAGCGGGACCACTCACGCCAGCCGAACTGGCGGCGTTCGCGCTGCGTGATGCACTGGCCGGCGCGCGGGTCACCGAGCCGGTGGTCGGCACCGCGGCCGGGATCACCCCGCTCGGCGCGTTGCAGGTCCGGACTGACGTCGGCACGATGACCGAGGTCATCGCCGGGGTGGTGATGAGCCCAAAGTGACGCGAGATTCCTGACATGCTCCTCGTGATCGACGTCGGCAACACCGAGACGACGTCCGGCCTGTTCGACGGCGACGAACTCCTGGCGCGCTGGCGGCTCACCAGCGGGGTCGAGCGCACGCCCGACGAATGGGCCCTCGCGCTCGAAGCGCTCATCGTCCGCGCAGGCCACTCGCCGGCCGAGATCCGCGCGTCGTGCGTCGCGTCGGTGGTGCCGCATGTGACGCAACCGCTCCTTGACGCACTCCGCGATGCCGTGCACCCCAACATCGGTCTCGTCGAGCCACGCGCCGCCTTGCCGCTCACCCTCGATGTCGACGAGCCGCTGGCGGTCGGTGCCGACCGGATCGCCAACGCCCTTGGCGCACTCGATCGCTTCCCCGGCGACAGCGTCGTCGTCGGATTCGGTACGGCAACGACATTCAACTGCATCACCGCCGACCGCCGCTTCATCGGCGGGTCGATCATGCCGGGCGTGAGAACCTCCGCCGATCAGTTGATCCGGAAAGCCGCGCGTCTCGGCGCCACCGAGCTCGTGGCGCCATCGCGAGCGATCGCGCGGAACACCGAAGACAACATCCGCGCCGGCGTCCTCCTTGGCGCCGCCGATGCGGTGGACGGGATGATCGCACGGATCCGGGCTGAGTGGCCGGGAGCGGGGACACCCCAGGTGATTG
This is a stretch of genomic DNA from Gemmatimonadales bacterium. It encodes these proteins:
- a CDS encoding pseudouridine synthase, encoding MALMRLQRFLARAGVASRRQAETLITDGKVKVDGRVAELGMSVDPAKSKVTVGRKTIRLATRRWLAFHKPLGVVTTASDEAGRRTVFDFIPDALGLTYVGRLDVATTGLLLLTTDGEAVHRLTHPRYRIPRQYIALVHGATTAELTARSATQVKVDERPVVPSRVNVKPGRNGRSILEVTLEEGRNRIVRRWVEAMGAKVERLARVSYGPVRLDDLEPGKWRPLTPAEERGIYHAIGLKSGGSE
- a CDS encoding MoxR family ATPase, which encodes MTFPVQDVVAEIRKRVVGQDVMVERLLIGLLTGGHILLEGVPGLAKTLTVRTLADVLHASFSRIQFTPDLLPADVVGTMIFESQQQRFTVRHGPIFAQIVLADEVNRAPAKVQSALLEAMQERQVTIGGTTYQLPSPFLVLATQNPIESEGTYPLPEAQLDRFLLKVKVSYPARTEEREVLLRMSGADDSIPVRRLAEPAQVLAAREQIAAVHLDQRLADYIVDLVRGTREPGAIGLGPLDAMIAYGASPRASIALAQTSRAHAFLRGRDYVTPEDVQELAPDVMRHRIVLTFDAEAEGLDSDAVVKQVLGAVRVP
- a CDS encoding DUF58 domain-containing protein is translated as MPSRLPPALLKQVRTLALRGRRATDTLLGGEIRSVFRGTGMEFTDIRPYTEGDDLRHLDWNLLARTGHPYIKLYTEARELTLLLIVDHSRSTAIGDPEPKSARAIEIAALLALVAAQQQDRVGLLGFADTIGPVIPPGRGHRHVFGVVQTLFSLEATGRGTDLAGALRSAGSLLRRRALIVVISDFLAKDWATPLKGLAARHEVTAIALEDRRDTALPTGGWVNLAGAEQGSSTVLFDSSDPVARRRAEAAAKRTRLNRANAFASAGVREVVVRTEGDYMSALRSAFGKSGGRR
- a CDS encoding VWA domain-containing protein — encoded protein: MIYFARPWLLPLLLALPVWWWLRRRQHPVAATVSDTRPFDAATRGRWKLLLPPTLRSLALIGLILAAAGPYRAGDRLVVSANGVAIVIAIDVSSSMLAEDFAPSNRIEVAKQRAIDFVRGRNADRIGLVVFAGEALTQVPVTLDYPALIDAIRNVEIGALDDGTAIGSGLAIAVARLRKVPGASKVVLLLTDGVNNRGVIDPRTAAETAAAFGIKVYTVGIGSEGEARVPTQRDAQGNYRYENMPVEIDEDLLRDIAQRTGGEYFRAKDSQALTSIFQQVDKLARAPVDAVRYTRQQERTLPFLAGTLAALLAELIISGTMVIRIP
- a CDS encoding VWA domain-containing protein; this translates as MIFERPILLYVVPVIIAIIALAAFRSRRARERAADVWSRALGVRARALGRYSVWIVSLVALCIAVGIAGPRWGSATTSTESQALNVVVVMDISRSMLAQDVAPSRLGRAVSLSRRLVQDLDGDRFALVAFAGHPYVLSPLTLDASSITLQLDALDPEMASVGGSGLGPALELARKVLTASPQGGDRAIVVFTDGETFDGPHPLETAGAGLRRAGITLIAVPVGDIRGARIPDPDGSWHRDQIGREVVTVRRDDLLQAAVQSANGVMIAANAPDPVGDVRRVLAHLHRIRTSDRSAADLVPRAWIFALVAALVLLAHTLTRRSAALIGIMLAIGVARAGAQRPSTGSRLLLRGDTMRARQAFTAEIKRRQTDSAWFNAGTSALMARDLPTAIAELQRATMSVDPALRQRALYNLGTAYLLSARRDSTQRDSLLNAASTQLQQALLLAPNDRNAKFNFELARRMKPPPKPSSSSKGKSGGTGNRPPPPPPPSGGGRSGMTPAEADQVLNAMERAERDTRQNQNQRMRRGEPQLGPDW
- a CDS encoding BatD family protein; this translates as MIALALVAALAFQDTNTTLTPQIRAMVDRMPLPRPGEPSISVKFSRDTVWVGEQVELITAAWFPRQLRDRLNHAPSIRSPLLGGVWIARNQQNPVPAGTRYIGHQVYDLFVSYQVLFPLGPGRIDAPPATLNFRVPTSASYFAKEVPRSYASAAEHLIVRAVPAAASASLGGGPTALAMRITWRAPVSSIRAGAPTVVQLVLSGAGNLTLWPAPQVKWPPGLHIYPEATTESRTPDRGTIAGEKQFRYTVVADSAGVLTLPAVSYQYFDPGAVETRSIAASPLTLPVVPAASATSDRQPPLLGSDSDRPVATVVVRSFWPVLLFVAVAPWLVVLIRRRRRVLPTIASAPAGGDPEATLRAVLGTPLDAGPEHVAAALRSRGVGRDDAEQVRRWLSSAARNRYGPVPGPSPDPPAIVPTIVARLRRRAVAVTVLLIALVAARLPAQVGDGVARYAGGDYAGAARIFENDVRAHPTAVGAWRNLGEARWMAGDDPGAAAALIEALRLAPRDGAVRTAWQRDTAIPGDVRALAPSVPLSRDELLLVGLAAWLVASTAMIAGWRRSALGVGLIGVAALLVAATRIQDEHADRALVLATTTIHISPHPATNALADVATWSVVEVHRRVPNWVLIDTQLRATVGPGDRTIEGWVPASAVAGIGPLH